From the Streptomyces sp. NBC_01216 genome, the window AGCGGGGGACCGAGCACGGCGGCGCCGCGGGCGCGTCCGCGGTCGAAGTCACGGTGCTCGACGCCGTGGAGTCCGCGATGATCCGCATCCGCCGCAGGCAGTCCCGCCGCAGCCTGGCCAGACCCGTCGTCATGGGCCTGGCCGAGCCGGTCGACCTCAACACCCTCGCGGTCGTCGACGTCGTCGACGAGGGCGCCGGCGAAGGAGGCCGCGACGTCACGGTCGGCTTCGTCGCCGACCGCCTGGCCATAGACCCGTCCCGGGCCAGCCGGATCGTCGCCGAGGCGGTCCGCTCCGGATTCGTCCGCCGGGTCGCCTCCCAGGAGGACGGGCGCCGCAGCTGCCTGGAGCTCACCGGGCTCGGACACGAGGCGGTGTCCGCCGCCCACCGCACCCGGCAGGGTTTCTACTCGGTCGTGCTCGGCGACTGGGGTCCCGAGGAGCAGCGGGACTTCGCCCGGCTCCTCACCAAGTTCGTCCGCTCCCTGGACGACGCCGAGCGCCGCTGACGGCCGCCGCGTCCCCAGGCCCCTGAGCCCGTCCTTCCCCAGGCGTCTGCGCCTGTGCTTCCTCGGCCCCCGGGGCTCGGCAACCCCCTCGGGCCCCCGCGTCCGTACCCCCTCGGGGCCGTCCACCGGCCTTCGAGGGGCCTTCGAGCCGCCCCGGTGACGCTGGGCCCACCAGAACCCCGCAACCGACGGCGCTCCGAAGCCCCCGCAGCCGTGGGGAGCCCGCGCCTGTCTTGAAGGAGGCGCGACGGTGAGTACCACCGACCGGACAGACCAGCGATCCCCGGCCGGACCGGGCGGCGGGGAACCTACCCCCGCCCGCGCGGGGGCGACCGGGGACCCCGCGGCGCCGCCCCGTCCCCCGGCCGCCGTCGGTTGGGCCTACGCCATGGTGATCGTGGCCACCCTCGCGGCGATCGCCAGCAACGTCTTCGAGATCGCCCACCAGGTGGAGACCGGCGTCGCCGGCGCGGCGACCACCGGTGACCTGGCCCTCACGATCGCCTTCTGCGCCCTGTTCGGCTTCTTCGCCGAGATGCTGCGGGCCGGCCGCCAGTGGGGACGGGTGCTGCTGACCGTCTTCACCGCGCTCGGGCTGCTCTTCACCGGCCTCGGACTCGCCGGACTCGGCGGCCGGCCCCTGGTCGGACCGCTGCAGGCGAGTCTCGCGGTGGCCAGCCTCATCCCCTCCGTCATCGGCCTCGTCCTGCTCTTCGTTCCCTCGGTCAACGCCTGGATGTCCGAGGTGCGGGAGAGCAGCCGGATAATCTCCCAGCGCCTGCGGAAGCTGGTCCTCACCTGCCACGTGGCCATCTCGGTCGGCTGGCTCGGACTGGTCACCGGCATGTTCGCCATGTCGGTGGCGGGCGCCACCACCGGCGACGCCGAACAGCAGGCCGCGATGTACCGCACCATGTCCATGCTCGACGAGATCTTCCTCGGCATGACCAGCATGTTCGCCCTGATCACCGGCATCGTCGTCGGTGCTGGCACCAAGTGGGGCCTGCTGCGGCGCCGTTGGGTCGCGGTGAAGTTCTACTGGACGATGGGCGTGATGGTGCTCGGCTTCTCCGTCATCCACCAGCTCATCCTCCAGGCCAATGAACTCGTCGACGCGGGCGCGCCGGTGCGCGGCGGCGAACTCGACACCGTCGGCTGGTCCATGGCCGGCTCGGCCGCCCTCGCCGTGCTCAGCCTCGTCTTCATGACGGCCGTCTCCACCTACAAGCCCTGGGGCCTCACCCGCCGCGGCCGCGCGGCCGCCCCCGCCGCTCGCGGCGCGGCCCGCTGACGCCCCGTGCCCGGACCGGTTCCCGCGCCCCGAGCGCCCCGCATGCCCGCAAGCCCGAAAGGACCAACGGCCACCATGACCAGCATCCCCGCCATCCGGGACACCCAGGAACTGCGACACAGCCGCCTGTGGGGCCTCGGTGTGTACCGGCCCGAACGGTCGGTGCCCAACACCGAGATAGCCGAGCGGACCGGACTCGACCCGGCCTGGATCGAGAGCCGCTCCGGGATCCGCTCCCGCAGATACGCCTCACCCGAGGAGACCCTGCCGACCATGGCGGCCACGGCCGCCGAGAAGGCGCTCGCCGCGGCGGGCATCGGCGCCGACCGGATCGGCACCGTCATCGTCGCGACCATCACCTCCATGGAGCAGATGCCCGCGGTGGCCGTCGAGGTCGCCCACCGGATCGGCGCCCGACAGGCCACCGCCTTCGACGTCTCGGCCGCCTGCGCCGGGTTCTGCCACGCCCTCGCGCTCGCGAACGACCTGGTCCGGCTCGGCCGCTCCGACTACGTTCTGGTGATCGGCGCGGAGCGGATGACGGACATCCTGGACCACTCGGACCCGGACACCGCCTTCCTGTTCGCGGACGGCGCCGGCGCGGTGGTCGTCGGTCCCGGGGACGAGGCGGGCATCGGCCCGGTGGTGTGGCAGGCCGACGGCTCCCGCAACGCGGCCCTGAAGATGACCAACCCCTGGCACGACGGCACCGGGGAGCGCCCGGACGACCGGCCCGCCATCACGATGGCCGGCTGGAAGGTCTACCGCTGGGCCACCAACGAACTGGTCCCCGCCGCCCGCCGGATGCTCGACGCTGCGGGCGTCACCGTGGAGCAGCTCGACGCGTTCGTCCCACACCAGGCCAACATGCTCATCACCGACGTCGTCGTCGAACAGCTCGGTCTGACCGAGCGGACCGCGGTCGCCCGGGACATCGTCACCAGCGGCAACAGCTCCGCGGCCTCCATCCCGCTGGCGATGGAGGAACTGCTCTCCTCCGGTCGCGCGTCGAGCGGCGACCTCGCCCTGCTGATCGGCTTCGGCGCCGGTCTCGTCCACGCGGGCCAGGTGGTCCGGCTGCCCTGACCCGGTCGGCTGCCCCGAAGCGGCGGGCGCCCGGAGCCACTCGGCTCCGGGCGCCCGCCGCTTCGCTCCGGCGGCACCCGGCGGGGTGGCCCGCCGTGAGGTCCGCCCCCTTCGGCCGGCCCGGACCGAAGGCGCCGCCGCCCTCGGCCGCCGCCCTCGGCCGCCGCCCTCGGCCGCCGCCCTCGGCCGCCGGCCCCCCCGTACGCCGCCCGCCGCCCCGGGACCGCTCCTGGGCCGTTCCCCCGCCCCTGGTCCGGAGGCGACGCCCACGCTGCCCATCCCGGTACCCGCCCGCCGGAGCCGGTGGCCGGGCAGCGGCCCAGGAGCCTCGCGCACACGCGGAGGCGCCGTGGGAGCCCGGCGGCTCACCACGGCGCCTCGTCCGGCCTCCGGCTCAGTACGTCGCGACCACCTCGAACAGGGAGAAGGGACTGGGGCGTTCGGTGTCCTGGTACGGCCGCAGCGGGGAAGTCGTCCCCCGATGGGCCGAGCCGGCCTCCCAGTCCCGGAAGGCGGCCATGCTCTCCCACTCGCTGAGCACCGCGTAGGCGCCCTCGTCGGTGATCACGCGCAGCAGCTCGTTGCCCAGCAGACCCGGCGTGCCGTCCAGGTCCTTGCTGATCCGGTGGTACGCCTCCGCGACCGCCGCGTCCTCGCCGGGAGTCGGCCGCAGGTGCAGCATGACGCGTACCCCGCCCGCGGCCCCGCTCATCCGGCGACCTCCACCAGGCACATCATCGCCAGCGAACCGCCGGTCCGGTACGGGTGCAGCTTCTCGCGGTGCGCCACGTGCTCCGGGCTGCGCTCGAAGGTCAGGAAGGACTCCTGGTCCGTCCAGTCGCTCACCACGTAGTACACCGACTCCTCGCCGGGCTTCGCGCTGCGCGCCAGGGTGTGCCCGAGGTTCGCCGCCTGCGCGGTGACCTCCTTGCTGCCCTCCGTCCACACGCGTTCGAAGTCGGCCTCCATGCCCGGCGTCACCTGGACGGTCAGCAGCACCCGGAACGACCCGGCCCGCGCCCCCACCTCAGACACCACCGTCGACGTGCAGCGTCTCGCCGTTGACGTACGTGGACAGGTCGCTGGCCAGGAACAGCACCGCGCCCGCGATCTCCTCCGGGCGGCCGAACCGGCCCAGCGCCATCATCCGCAGGTAGCGCTCGTTGTACGCCGCCCGCTGCTCCTCGGTCAGCTCGTCCGGCTCCGAGGTGTCGATCACGCCGGGCGCGACCACGTTGAAACGGATGCCCTTGCCGCCGAGCTCCTTGCACAGCGAGCGGGTCAGGCCGACCAGACCGGCCTTGGAGGCGGTGTAGTGGCCGCGCAGCGGGATGCCGGCCATCGCGCCCCGGGAGCCGATGTTGATCACCGAGGAGCCCTCGCGGAGCAGTGGGAGCGCCTTGCTGATCACCATGAAGGGGCCGGTGAGGTTGGTGGTGACGATCCGCTCCCACTCCTCGAACGGCAGCTGCGCGAACGGGACCTGGCTGATCACCCCGGCGTTGTTGACCAGGATGTCCAGCGTCTCGAAGCGGTCGCGGCAGGCCTGCAGCACGAGCTCCACGCCCTCCGCGGTGCCGACGTCCGCGCGGACCAGGGCGTGGTCGCCGCCGATCTCCTTCAGCTCCCGGGCGAGGCTGTCCACGGCCTCGCCCTCCTGCCGGTAGCAGGTCACCACCGTGGCGCCGGCCTTCGCCAGGGCCAGCACCGTGGCCCGGCCGATGCCCCGGCTGCCGCCGGTGACCAGTGCGTTCTTGCCGACCAGTCGCAGTTCCATGTCGTCTTCTCCGTCCTCGCGCGACCGTGGCCGCAGGGGTTCAGGGACTCAGCGGGCCGCCGGCGCGGGGCGGCACTCCAGGACCGCCCAGCGTCCGGCGACCGGTTCGTTCACGAGCTCGAGGCCCGCGGTCGCAAGCAGCGCGCGCCACTGCTGCTCGGAGCGTTCGCGTCCGCCGAAGCGGACCAGCATGTCCAGGTCGAGGAGCTTGCCCCGGTCCCATTCGTTGGCCGGGCCGACCAGGAACTCGCAGATCAGGAGGGTGCCGTCGGTGCCGAGCGCCTCGCGGACCCGGCCGAGGATCGCCGCCGCCTTCGCGTCGTCCCAGTCGTGCAGGACGGCCTTGAGGACGTACGCGTCCGCGCCCTGGGGCAGCTCCTCGAAGAAGTCGCCCGCCACCGCCTCCGCACGGTCCTCCACGCCCGCCTCGCGGAAGGTCTTGTCCGCCTCCGCCACCACCGAGGGACGGTCGACGAGCGTGCCGCACACCTCCGGGTGCCGGGCCAGCAGCTCGGCGAGGAACAGTCCGCGGCCGCCGCCGACGTCCGTGATCAGACCGAACCGCCCGAAGTCGTAACTGTCCAACAGCATCTGCGCGGTGGCCCGGCTCATCCCGGTCATCGCCCGGTCGAACAGCGCGCCCGCCCGCGGGTCCTGCTCCAGGTGTTCGAAGAAGGTGTGGCCGTAGGCGGCCTCGAAGGCCGGCTCGCCGGTCCTCACGGTGTGCATCAGCCGCCCGTACGAGCGCCACAGCATCTCGTCGCCGTTGTAGAGCACCATGTCCCGCTGGCTGCCCGGCACGCCCGACCGCAGACAGGCGCCCATCTCACCGAGCGCGTAGCGCCCGTCGGCCTCCTCGGTGAACACCCCGAACGCCGAGGCGACCCGCAGCACCCGGCCGAGCGCGTCCGCGTGCGCGTCGGTCCGCGCGGCCAGCTCGGCGACGGTGAGCGGGCCGTCCGACAGTTCGTCGGCGACGCCCAGCTCGGCGAGCACGTGCAGCACCCGGGATATCCGTTTGCCGTCGGTCAGCAGCAGCAGCCGTACGTGGGGCGGCAACGCGGCGGTCATCGCCGGGCCGACCACACCGGTCATGGTGTCCACACCTTCTCCTCGGTCCAGGGGCAGTGCTGGGGGTGGTAGCGGGGGTCAGATCAGTACGGCGGCCACGCCGACGTTCGCCAGCAGCGCGGTGACGGCCAGCGCGCCCCGCACCCGGTTCCAGCGGATCCAGCGCTCGCGCGGGTCGCGCCGCTCGAAGTCCGCGGGCAGCGCCTGCGGGTCGAGCGTCGAGAGCCAGCGGTTGATCGGCACGTTCTTGGTCAGCGACACCGTCACCGCGGCGGCCAGCAGCACCGCGCCGGAGCCGGCGAGCACCCGCACCGCGGCCGTCGGCCCGGTAGCCACCAGACCCAGGTCGCACAGCAGGCAGCTCAACAGCGAGATCGGCATGAACGGGTCGAAGCGGGTGACGAGCCCCTTGTGCACCGGGACGTACATGCCGGTGGGCAGGGTGGTGAAGAGGGGTGCCGCGAGCACCGAGATGGCGAGACCGCCGGCCGCGAGACCGCCGGCCAGCAGCGCCAGGGGCACCAGTATCCGCATCGGCTCCACCACACATCACCCTTCCGGAGCTGCCGCCGCGCCGCACGGCGGGACCACTGCGACGACTCTCGGTTCCGCAGGTCGAAGCCGACTCGAAGACGGCTCGACGGGCGCAGGCCGGGCCGTGAAGGACCGCCGTCGAGCACCGCTCCACAGCGATTCGAGCAGGTGGCAGAAGGGTGTCCGGGACATCAACCGTGAGCCGGGAGTCGTGATGCTTGAGGAAGTACTGAGCGGGG encodes:
- a CDS encoding antibiotic biosynthesis monooxygenase family protein — encoded protein: MSGAAGGVRVMLHLRPTPGEDAAVAEAYHRISKDLDGTPGLLGNELLRVITDEGAYAVLSEWESMAAFRDWEAGSAHRGTTSPLRPYQDTERPSPFSLFEVVATY
- a CDS encoding antibiotic biosynthesis monooxygenase family protein; this translates as MSEVGARAGSFRVLLTVQVTPGMEADFERVWTEGSKEVTAQAANLGHTLARSAKPGEESVYYVVSDWTDQESFLTFERSPEHVAHREKLHPYRTGGSLAMMCLVEVAG
- a CDS encoding beta-ketoacyl-ACP synthase 3, coding for MPAIRDTQELRHSRLWGLGVYRPERSVPNTEIAERTGLDPAWIESRSGIRSRRYASPEETLPTMAATAAEKALAAAGIGADRIGTVIVATITSMEQMPAVAVEVAHRIGARQATAFDVSAACAGFCHALALANDLVRLGRSDYVLVIGAERMTDILDHSDPDTAFLFADGAGAVVVGPGDEAGIGPVVWQADGSRNAALKMTNPWHDGTGERPDDRPAITMAGWKVYRWATNELVPAARRMLDAAGVTVEQLDAFVPHQANMLITDVVVEQLGLTERTAVARDIVTSGNSSAASIPLAMEELLSSGRASSGDLALLIGFGAGLVHAGQVVRLP
- a CDS encoding SDR family NAD(P)-dependent oxidoreductase, with product MELRLVGKNALVTGGSRGIGRATVLALAKAGATVVTCYRQEGEAVDSLARELKEIGGDHALVRADVGTAEGVELVLQACRDRFETLDILVNNAGVISQVPFAQLPFEEWERIVTTNLTGPFMVISKALPLLREGSSVINIGSRGAMAGIPLRGHYTASKAGLVGLTRSLCKELGGKGIRFNVVAPGVIDTSEPDELTEEQRAAYNERYLRMMALGRFGRPEEIAGAVLFLASDLSTYVNGETLHVDGGV
- a CDS encoding DUF1772 domain-containing protein, with product MRILVPLALLAGGLAAGGLAISVLAAPLFTTLPTGMYVPVHKGLVTRFDPFMPISLLSCLLCDLGLVATGPTAAVRVLAGSGAVLLAAAVTVSLTKNVPINRWLSTLDPQALPADFERRDPRERWIRWNRVRGALAVTALLANVGVAAVLI
- a CDS encoding MarR family winged helix-turn-helix transcriptional regulator, yielding MLDAVESAMIRIRRRQSRRSLARPVVMGLAEPVDLNTLAVVDVVDEGAGEGGRDVTVGFVADRLAIDPSRASRIVAEAVRSGFVRRVASQEDGRRSCLELTGLGHEAVSAAHRTRQGFYSVVLGDWGPEEQRDFARLLTKFVRSLDDAERR
- a CDS encoding methyltransferase, which codes for MTGVVGPAMTAALPPHVRLLLLTDGKRISRVLHVLAELGVADELSDGPLTVAELAARTDAHADALGRVLRVASAFGVFTEEADGRYALGEMGACLRSGVPGSQRDMVLYNGDEMLWRSYGRLMHTVRTGEPAFEAAYGHTFFEHLEQDPRAGALFDRAMTGMSRATAQMLLDSYDFGRFGLITDVGGGRGLFLAELLARHPEVCGTLVDRPSVVAEADKTFREAGVEDRAEAVAGDFFEELPQGADAYVLKAVLHDWDDAKAAAILGRVREALGTDGTLLICEFLVGPANEWDRGKLLDLDMLVRFGGRERSEQQWRALLATAGLELVNEPVAGRWAVLECRPAPAAR